In Kordiimonas sp. SCSIO 12610, the sequence AATCAAAAAATTCAACAATAGTAACATCACCGTTCGGATTGCCAAGCACAGTGGCTTCCGGGTCATTTTCCAGATATCCACGGTAAAGATTTACCTGTGACAACATATTTGCTGTTTGGCGTTGACGCTGGAATTGTTGAATGGCCTGAATGACGATTTCAGGATTGTTTGCAAGATACTCCTGAATAACAGACTCAATTTTTTGACGCTCGTCATCAGAAACGTTCTGAGCGAAGGCTGTCTGTAGCGACGTAGCGATAATAAGCAAGGACGCTGTTATTCCAGACAATAGAAACTTTTTCATAAGTGAGTACTCTTTTATTATTAATTAGCTATGTAATTGTTTGTGAGAAATGTAGTTAGCGCCTGCGGCGACGGCCCTTTTGTCGCTCGATTGCCTGTTCGGCAAATACCAGTATATCCTGTGCTCTTAGCCATTCTGGCGTCCCTTGCTTAAGGCCTTTCACGGCTTGACTGGCGTGATAAGCTGCTTGTCCGGCACCGCCAACTGCATAGAAGCGCTCGGCTGTTGCAAGGCTTGCCTCTGGTGTTTTCTCTAGCCAGCTATAGGCTTTCGCTAAATTAAACCAGGCAAACGCATTACCGCGGTCTTTTCTTGTTGCATCTTCAAGAATTGGAATAGCGCGCTCCATCAAAGCATTGTCTTCCAATGACACAAGCGCCTGACCCAGTGCAGTCATAATCAAGGGTTGGTTATTGGAATAGTGGGCAGCCCGCTCAAAAACAGGGACCGCTTCCTTAACCTTGCCTTGCTCGAAAAGAATTTGACCTTTTATTTCATAATAATAAGGGTTTTCAGGCTCCTCGCGCAGCAAAGAATCTACTTCCCGCATCGCTAAATCCCATTCAAGAGCTTTGTGGTAAGCATAAACACGGGCATACCGAGCAGACTGGGACTGATCTGATAAAGGATATAATCTAAGGGTGCGCTGTGGGCCATAAAGGTAACCGGCCAGCTTAGCTTTGATCCGGTTGAACTGTTCGTTATGTTTTTTATTTGGCGGTGCACGGAAATAGGGGCTTTTAGAAACGCCTTCCTGCAAGGATAGAATACGTTGACGGTTCAGTGGGTGGCTTCGCACATATGGGTCTTGACGAATTTGCGCCAATATCTCTTGATCACGCAACTTGTCGAAAAACTGTATTAACCCACGACCTGATACACCAGCGGCTTCAAGATATTGAATGCCAGCAATATCAGCCGAGCTTTCTTGGACACGATTATAAGCGAGATACTGTCGCTGTGCTACCGATTGACCGGCAGAGATGATACCAATGCCTGCATCCGGGCTACCCGCAAGAATTGCGGCAGCACCCAAGACAAGTGATGTAAGTGCCGTTGCGGTAGACGCTGTGGCATAGTCACTATTGCGTACCAAGTGACCTCCCGCGATATGGCCTGTCTCATGTGCTATTACGCCGATAAG encodes:
- a CDS encoding M48 family metalloprotease, with product MKYTPRKFLYSILAILVFVLPSHAQSLLRDAETEAFFRDVSDPIFEAAGLTPASVNMYLLGDQSLNAFVTGGQNIFIHSGLMLASDDVNQLIGVIAHETGHIAGGHLVRNSDYATASTATALTSLVLGAAAILAGSPDAGIGIISAGQSVAQRQYLAYNRVQESSADIAGIQYLEAAGVSGRGLIQFFDKLRDQEILAQIRQDPYVRSHPLNRQRILSLQEGVSKSPYFRAPPNKKHNEQFNRIKAKLAGYLYGPQRTLRLYPLSDQSQSARYARVYAYHKALEWDLAMREVDSLLREEPENPYYYEIKGQILFEQGKVKEAVPVFERAAHYSNNQPLIMTALGQALVSLEDNALMERAIPILEDATRKDRGNAFAWFNLAKAYSWLEKTPEASLATAERFYAVGGAGQAAYHASQAVKGLKQGTPEWLRAQDILVFAEQAIERQKGRRRRR